In Miscanthus floridulus cultivar M001 chromosome 5, ASM1932011v1, whole genome shotgun sequence, one genomic interval encodes:
- the LOC136451981 gene encoding presenilin-like protein At1g08700 translates to MDPAAAALSAPAPAPAVEEPVSATSVLDTLGAEVLAVMSPVSICMALVVLLISLLSPPSSGSAAASPPPVTAATLVYLESPNDSPGQKLLGALLDAAVFVALVAAVTFVLVALYYYRCTGFLKNYMRFSAFFVIFSMGGAIVAAVLRRLAAPLDAPTALLLLFNGAAVGVLSVFASAVPILVRQGYMVALAVIVAAWLSRLPEWTTWIMLVALAVYDLVAVLAPRGPLRMLVELASSRDDELPALVYESRPTVGPATSSSSYALAMGSVEMQTMTDSGQIGGSRYDRVEQEEDASPAVVEMRDLRRGRSSIGEINRSRGSVLQMENLEREVPVTSAELTANQGGSSQHAIIQIEQPDEEETSPLVSATSTNNAALDEEHRQSSSSEPLDFEMFESTRGIKLGLGDFIFYSVLVGRAAMYDLMTVYACYLAIIAGLGCTLILLSICRHALPALPISIMLGVTFYFLTRLLMEPFVVGASTNLVMF, encoded by the coding sequence atggatcccgccgccgccgccttgtcggcgccggcgccggcgcccgctGTGGAGGAGCCCGTCAGCGCCACCTCCGTTCTCGACACCCTCGGcgcggaggtgctggcggtcATGTCCCCGGTCTCCATCTGCATGGCCCTCGTCGTGCTCCTCATCTCCCTCCTCTCGCCGCCGTCCTCCGGGTCCGCGGCGGCCTCGCCCCCGCCAGTCACCGCTGCCACACTCGTCTACCTCGAGTCCCCTAACGACTCCCCGGGCCAGAAGCTCCTCGGCGCGCTCCTCGACGCCGCCGTCTTCGTTGCCCTCGTCGCCGCTGTCACTTTCGTCCTCGTCGCGCTCTACTACTACCGCTGCACGGGCTTCCTCAAGAACTACATGCGCTTCTCCGCCTTCTTCGTCATCTTCTCCATGGGAGGCGCCATCGTCGCCGCCGTGCTCCGCCGCCTCGCGGCCCCGCTCGATGCGCCCACCGCGCTCCTGCTCCTCTTCAACGGCGCCGCTGTCGGGGTCCTCTCTGTCTTCGCCTCCGCCGTCCCCATCCTCGTCCGCCAGGGGTACATGGTCGCCCTCGCCGTCATCGTCGCTGCCTGGCTCTCCAGGCTCCCCGAGTGGACCACGTGGATCATGCTCGTCGCGCTCGCCGTGTACGACCTCGTCGCCGTGCTTGCACCCCGGGGACCGCTCAGGATGCTTGTGGAGCTGGCCTCCTCCAGGGATGATGAGCTACCGGCACTCGTCTACGAGTCTCGGCCTACTGTCGGACCAGCCACAAGTTCTTCCTCTTATGCTTTAGCCATGGGGTCTGTGGAGATGCAAACCATGACAGATTCTGGTCAGATCGGTGGCAGTCGGTATGACCGGGTGGAGCAGGAGGAAGATGCCAGCCCTGCCGTTGTGGAAATGAGGGATCTTCGAAGAGGCCGATCAAGTATTGGTGAGATAAACAGGTCAAGAGGTTCTGTGCTCCAAATGGAGAACCTTGAAAGGGAGGTACCAGTGACTTCAGCAGAGCTGACAGCAAACCAAGGTGGGAGTTCACAGCATGCCATCATTCAAATTGAACAGCCTGACGAAGAAGAGACATCACCTTTGGTATCTGCAACATCTACCAACAATGCGGCTTTGGATGAGGAGCATAGACAAAGTTCATCGTCAGAGCCTCTGGATTTTGAGATGTTTGAATCTACCAGGGGCATCAAGCTGGGCCTTGGTGATTTTATTTTCTACAGTGTGCTTGTTGGGAGAGCTGCCATGTATGATCTGATGACTGTTTATGCATGCTACCTCGCCATCATTGCTGGGCTTGGTTGCACCCTTATCTTGCTTTCCATATGCCGTCATGCGCTACCTGCACTCCCAATTTCTATTATGCTGGGAGTGACATTCTACTTCTTGACACGGTTGCTGATGGAGCCATTTGTGGTTGGTGCTTCGACAAACTTGGTGATGTTCTGA